From one Drosophila subpulchrella strain 33 F10 #4 breed RU33 chromosome 3L, RU_Dsub_v1.1 Primary Assembly, whole genome shotgun sequence genomic stretch:
- the LOC119555672 gene encoding epsin-1 isoform X3 produces the protein MRKQKDDMQVNVAGLRRNIKNLAHNYSDAQVKVREATSNDPWGPSAAIMGEIADLTYNVVAFSEIMQMIWKRLNDHGKNWRHVYKALILLEYLIKTGTEKVAQQCKENIFAIQTLREFVYFEEGKDQGTHVREKAKQLVNLLKDDERLKNERVKALKAKERFSQHPSGFGSDGYIDGPSQRDLPPGWQEEPPKSVSELEMVRPQTAGEEELQLQLAMAMSREEAEQEEAKRRSDDVRLQLALSQSEQDFKDPNGRPIPAPKKEEPQSHLLDLLDISLGATSISSPPLGAAGGAPAAVVDPWATPGPRAPSQLSDPWSGTSSPQVDPWNPSAAPRTIMGAGVPMSSAPLGAAAGNDAWGGRTQSPSVASGSSNEGWLQTNGNANQNGRGATPAGAPAEGWLIKSPAVGALGAAPVSHAASNGSSSADPWLAEPAASAAGGAAAGGLADPWAAGAAPQGAGGLDDPWKALGTGAIKKQSPEIDEFDLITNRNKSELSNSNASNNNNASLLDDMDPLSANYGNGAINSSVHPSTGATAKKPLKDAHSFLGENSALVNLDNLIKPIAPQTQTGNQPAYNPFSDTVMPPKTNLFQQQQPAVPSINQLKQQAPFSVSMNQDPWAPVMGGVSATSQPQQNSQVYNSAYQSNSSANILSNSNMNSSTSNSTIYSSYASPSPGIDGIRNMDIFTDRPYYNSPTAPADETYMYNGTNNNNVNSNYGTPRLYSSYAASYSSALSDSLAETPGISVAPMGFVAEPVMSFGPSSSAANNCKLEQNNNMPWIKPEAATNPFLS, from the exons a TGAGAAAGCAAAAGGACGATATGCAGGTCAATGTCGCTGGTCTGCGCAGAAACATCAAGAACCTTGCGCACAACTACTCCGATGCTCAG gtCAAAGTGCGAGAGGCCACCTCGAACGACCCGTGGGGTCCTTCTGCCGCCATCATGGGAGAGATAGCTGACCTCACGTACAATGTGGTGGCCTTCTCGGAAATCATGCAAATGATCTGGAAGCGTCTCAACGACCACGGCAAGAACTGGCGCCACGTCTACAAGGCACTCATCCTGCTGGAGTACCTGATCAAGACCGGCACGGAAAAGGTGGCCCAGCAGTGCAAGGAGAACATCTTCGCCATTCAGACGCTGCGGGAATTTGTCTACTTCGAGGAGGGCAAGGATCAGGGCACCCATGTCCGTGAGAAGGCCAAGCAGCTGGTTAATCTCCTGAAGGACGACGAGCGGTTAAAGAACGAGCGTGTGAAGGCGCTAAAGGCCAAGGAGCGATTTTCCCAGCACCCGAGTGGTTTCGGCAGCGATGGGTACATTGACGGGCCCTCGCAGCGGGATCTACCACCGGGCTGGCAGGAGGAGCCGCCCAAGTCCGTATCCGAGCTGGAAATGGTTCGGCCGCAGACGGCTGGCGAGGAAGAGCTTCAGCTTCAGCTGGCCATGGCTATGTCACGGGAGGAGGCGGAACAGGAGGAGGCCAAGCGGCGTAGCGATGATGTACGTCTGCAACTTGCCCTCAGCCAGAGTGAGCAGGATTTCAA GGATCCAAATGGACGACCTATTCCCGCGCCCAAGAAGGAGGAACCCCAGAGTCATTTGCTAGATCTGCTGGACATTTCGCTAGGCGCCACGAGCATCTCGAGTCCACCGCTGGGCGCTGCAGGCGGCGCTCCAGCAGCTGTGGTAGATCCCTGGGCCACTCCTGGTCCCCGAGCTCCCAGCCAATTGTCCGATCCCTGGTCGGGTACTTCCTCGCCACAAGTGGACCCCTGGAATCCCTCCGCTGCCCCTCGTACCATCATGGGAGCCGGAGTGCCGATGAGCTCGGCGCCATTGGGTGCAGCAGCTGGAAACGATGCATGGGGTGGTCGCACCCAGTCGCCATCGGTGGCCTCGGGCTCCTCCAACGAGGGCTGGCTACAGACCAATGGGAATGCCAACCAAAACGGACGTGGAGCCACTCCGGCGGGAGCTCCAGCTGAAGGCTGGTTGATTAAATCACCTGCTGTAGGAGCTTTGGGAGCTGCACCCGTGAGCCATGCGGCAAGCAATGGCAGCTCATCTGCGGATCCTTGGCTGGCTGAGCCAGCAGCATCAGCggcaggaggagcagcagctggTGGTTTGGCGGATCCCTGGGCGGCAGGAGCAGCACCTCAGGGCGCGGGTGGCCTAGATGATCCCTGGAAAGCCCTGGGAACAGGCGCCATCAAG AAACAATCCCCCGAGATTGACGAGTTTGACTTAATTACTAACCGGAACAAGAGTGAGCTAAGCAATTCCAACGcctccaacaacaacaatg CTTCTCTGCTCGACGACATGGATCCGCTATCGGCGAACTACGGAAATGGAGCCATAAACAGCAGTGTGCATCCGTCGACGGGAGCCACGGCAAAGAAACCGCTGAAGGATGCCCATTCCTTCCTCGGCGAGAACTCCGCGCTGGTTAACCTGGACAATCTGATCAAACCGATTGCGCCACAGACGCAAACGGGTAATCAGCCGGCATACAATCCCTTCAGCGATACCGTGATGCCACCCAAGACGAATCTattccagcagcagcagccagcC GTGCCGTCCATCAATCAGCTGAAGCAGCAGGCTCCCTTCTCAGTCAGCATGAATCAGGATCCCTGGGCGCCCGTAATGGGTGGCGTTAGTGCGACTTCACAG CCACAGCAGAATTCGCAGGTCTACAACTCTGCGTACCAGAGCAATAGCAGCGCCAATATCCTGAGCAACAGTAACATGAATAGctccaccagcaacagcaccaTATACAGCAGTTATGCAAGTCCGAGTCCTGGCATCGATGGCATCCGCAACATGGATATATTCACCGACCGTCCATACTATAATAGTCCAACAGCACCTGCTGACGAAACTTATATGTACAATGGCACCAATAATAACAATGTCAACAGCAACTATGGTACTCCCAGACTTTATTCAAGCTATGCTGCCAGCTATAGCAGCGCCCTATCCGACTCGCTGGCCGAAACCCCGGGAATTAGTGTGGCTCCCATGGGCTTTGTGGCCGAGCCTGTCATGAGTTTCGGTCCCTCGTCCTCGGCGGCCAACAACTGCAAGCTGGAA CAAAATAACAACATGCCGTGGATAAAGCCGGAAGCAGCAACAAATCCGTTTTTGTCGTAA
- the LOC119555672 gene encoding epsin-1 isoform X1 has translation MRKQKDDMQVNVAGLRRNIKNLAHNYSDAQVKVREATSNDPWGPSAAIMGEIADLTYNVVAFSEIMQMIWKRLNDHGKNWRHVYKALILLEYLIKTGTEKVAQQCKENIFAIQTLREFVYFEEGKDQGTHVREKAKQLVNLLKDDERLKNERVKALKAKERFSQHPSGFGSDGYIDGPSQRDLPPGWQEEPPKSVSELEMVRPQTAGEEELQLQLAMAMSREEAEQEEAKRRSDDVRLQLALSQSEQDFKDPNGRPIPAPKKEEPQSHLLDLLDISLGATSISSPPLGAAGGAPAAVVDPWATPGPRAPSQLSDPWSGTSSPQVDPWNPSAAPRTIMGAGVPMSSAPLGAAAGNDAWGGRTQSPSVASGSSNEGWLQTNGNANQNGRGATPAGAPAEGWLIKSPAVGALGAAPVSHAASNGSSSADPWLAEPAASAAGGAAAGGLADPWAAGAAPQGAGGLDDPWKALGTGAIKKQSPEIDEFDLITNRNKSELSNSNASNNNNASLLDDMDPLSANYGNGAINSSVHPSTGATAKKPLKDAHSFLGENSALVNLDNLIKPIAPQTQTGNQPAYNPFSDTVMPPKTNLFQQQQPAVPSINQLKQQAPFSVSMNQDPWAPVMGGVSATSQPKLPPPVRPTSLNLGPPSVGEFQLLSAFSNPIIPSATILQPQQNSQVYNSAYQSNSSANILSNSNMNSSTSNSTIYSSYASPSPGIDGIRNMDIFTDRPYYNSPTAPADETYMYNGTNNNNVNSNYGTPRLYSSYAASYSSALSDSLAETPGISVAPMGFVAEPVMSFGPSSSAANNCKLEQNNNMPWIKPEAATNPFLS, from the exons a TGAGAAAGCAAAAGGACGATATGCAGGTCAATGTCGCTGGTCTGCGCAGAAACATCAAGAACCTTGCGCACAACTACTCCGATGCTCAG gtCAAAGTGCGAGAGGCCACCTCGAACGACCCGTGGGGTCCTTCTGCCGCCATCATGGGAGAGATAGCTGACCTCACGTACAATGTGGTGGCCTTCTCGGAAATCATGCAAATGATCTGGAAGCGTCTCAACGACCACGGCAAGAACTGGCGCCACGTCTACAAGGCACTCATCCTGCTGGAGTACCTGATCAAGACCGGCACGGAAAAGGTGGCCCAGCAGTGCAAGGAGAACATCTTCGCCATTCAGACGCTGCGGGAATTTGTCTACTTCGAGGAGGGCAAGGATCAGGGCACCCATGTCCGTGAGAAGGCCAAGCAGCTGGTTAATCTCCTGAAGGACGACGAGCGGTTAAAGAACGAGCGTGTGAAGGCGCTAAAGGCCAAGGAGCGATTTTCCCAGCACCCGAGTGGTTTCGGCAGCGATGGGTACATTGACGGGCCCTCGCAGCGGGATCTACCACCGGGCTGGCAGGAGGAGCCGCCCAAGTCCGTATCCGAGCTGGAAATGGTTCGGCCGCAGACGGCTGGCGAGGAAGAGCTTCAGCTTCAGCTGGCCATGGCTATGTCACGGGAGGAGGCGGAACAGGAGGAGGCCAAGCGGCGTAGCGATGATGTACGTCTGCAACTTGCCCTCAGCCAGAGTGAGCAGGATTTCAA GGATCCAAATGGACGACCTATTCCCGCGCCCAAGAAGGAGGAACCCCAGAGTCATTTGCTAGATCTGCTGGACATTTCGCTAGGCGCCACGAGCATCTCGAGTCCACCGCTGGGCGCTGCAGGCGGCGCTCCAGCAGCTGTGGTAGATCCCTGGGCCACTCCTGGTCCCCGAGCTCCCAGCCAATTGTCCGATCCCTGGTCGGGTACTTCCTCGCCACAAGTGGACCCCTGGAATCCCTCCGCTGCCCCTCGTACCATCATGGGAGCCGGAGTGCCGATGAGCTCGGCGCCATTGGGTGCAGCAGCTGGAAACGATGCATGGGGTGGTCGCACCCAGTCGCCATCGGTGGCCTCGGGCTCCTCCAACGAGGGCTGGCTACAGACCAATGGGAATGCCAACCAAAACGGACGTGGAGCCACTCCGGCGGGAGCTCCAGCTGAAGGCTGGTTGATTAAATCACCTGCTGTAGGAGCTTTGGGAGCTGCACCCGTGAGCCATGCGGCAAGCAATGGCAGCTCATCTGCGGATCCTTGGCTGGCTGAGCCAGCAGCATCAGCggcaggaggagcagcagctggTGGTTTGGCGGATCCCTGGGCGGCAGGAGCAGCACCTCAGGGCGCGGGTGGCCTAGATGATCCCTGGAAAGCCCTGGGAACAGGCGCCATCAAG AAACAATCCCCCGAGATTGACGAGTTTGACTTAATTACTAACCGGAACAAGAGTGAGCTAAGCAATTCCAACGcctccaacaacaacaatg CTTCTCTGCTCGACGACATGGATCCGCTATCGGCGAACTACGGAAATGGAGCCATAAACAGCAGTGTGCATCCGTCGACGGGAGCCACGGCAAAGAAACCGCTGAAGGATGCCCATTCCTTCCTCGGCGAGAACTCCGCGCTGGTTAACCTGGACAATCTGATCAAACCGATTGCGCCACAGACGCAAACGGGTAATCAGCCGGCATACAATCCCTTCAGCGATACCGTGATGCCACCCAAGACGAATCTattccagcagcagcagccagcC GTGCCGTCCATCAATCAGCTGAAGCAGCAGGCTCCCTTCTCAGTCAGCATGAATCAGGATCCCTGGGCGCCCGTAATGGGTGGCGTTAGTGCGACTTCACAG CCAAAACTTCCGCCTCCCGTGCGTCCCACTAGCCTCAATTTGGGGCCTCCGTCCGTGGGTGAATTTCAGCTGTTGAGTGCGTTTAGTAATCCCATCATTCCCTCCGCCACCATCCTCCAGCCACAGCAGAATTCGCAGGTCTACAACTCTGCGTACCAGAGCAATAGCAGCGCCAATATCCTGAGCAACAGTAACATGAATAGctccaccagcaacagcaccaTATACAGCAGTTATGCAAGTCCGAGTCCTGGCATCGATGGCATCCGCAACATGGATATATTCACCGACCGTCCATACTATAATAGTCCAACAGCACCTGCTGACGAAACTTATATGTACAATGGCACCAATAATAACAATGTCAACAGCAACTATGGTACTCCCAGACTTTATTCAAGCTATGCTGCCAGCTATAGCAGCGCCCTATCCGACTCGCTGGCCGAAACCCCGGGAATTAGTGTGGCTCCCATGGGCTTTGTGGCCGAGCCTGTCATGAGTTTCGGTCCCTCGTCCTCGGCGGCCAACAACTGCAAGCTGGAA CAAAATAACAACATGCCGTGGATAAAGCCGGAAGCAGCAACAAATCCGTTTTTGTCGTAA
- the LOC119555672 gene encoding epsin-1 isoform X6 produces MRKQKDDMQVNVAGLRRNIKNLAHNYSDAQVKVREATSNDPWGPSAAIMGEIADLTYNVVAFSEIMQMIWKRLNDHGKNWRHVYKALILLEYLIKTGTEKVAQQCKENIFAIQTLREFVYFEEGKDQGTHVREKAKQLVNLLKDDERLKNERVKALKAKERFSQHPSGFGSDGYIDGPSQRDLPPGWQEEPPKSVSELEMVRPQTAGEEELQLQLAMAMSREEAEQEEAKRRSDDVRLQLALSQSEQDFKDPNGRPIPAPKKEEPQSHLLDLLDISLGATSISSPPLGAAGGAPAAVVDPWATPGPRAPSQLSDPWSGTSSPQVDPWNPSAAPRTIMGAGVPMSSAPLGAAAGNDAWGGRTQSPSVASGSSNEGWLQTNGNANQNGRGATPAGAPAEGWLIKSPAVGALGAAPVSHAASNGSSSADPWLAEPAASAAGGAAAGGLADPWAAGAAPQGAGGLDDPWKALGTGAIKKQSPEIDEFDLITNRNKSELSNSNASNNNNASLLDDMDPLSANYGNGAINSSVHPSTGATAKKPLKDAHSFLGENSALVNLDNLIKPIAPQTQTGNQPAYNPFSDTVMPPKTNLFQQQQPAVPSINQLKQQAPFSVSMNQDPWAPVMGGVSATSQPSMEAWTLK; encoded by the exons a TGAGAAAGCAAAAGGACGATATGCAGGTCAATGTCGCTGGTCTGCGCAGAAACATCAAGAACCTTGCGCACAACTACTCCGATGCTCAG gtCAAAGTGCGAGAGGCCACCTCGAACGACCCGTGGGGTCCTTCTGCCGCCATCATGGGAGAGATAGCTGACCTCACGTACAATGTGGTGGCCTTCTCGGAAATCATGCAAATGATCTGGAAGCGTCTCAACGACCACGGCAAGAACTGGCGCCACGTCTACAAGGCACTCATCCTGCTGGAGTACCTGATCAAGACCGGCACGGAAAAGGTGGCCCAGCAGTGCAAGGAGAACATCTTCGCCATTCAGACGCTGCGGGAATTTGTCTACTTCGAGGAGGGCAAGGATCAGGGCACCCATGTCCGTGAGAAGGCCAAGCAGCTGGTTAATCTCCTGAAGGACGACGAGCGGTTAAAGAACGAGCGTGTGAAGGCGCTAAAGGCCAAGGAGCGATTTTCCCAGCACCCGAGTGGTTTCGGCAGCGATGGGTACATTGACGGGCCCTCGCAGCGGGATCTACCACCGGGCTGGCAGGAGGAGCCGCCCAAGTCCGTATCCGAGCTGGAAATGGTTCGGCCGCAGACGGCTGGCGAGGAAGAGCTTCAGCTTCAGCTGGCCATGGCTATGTCACGGGAGGAGGCGGAACAGGAGGAGGCCAAGCGGCGTAGCGATGATGTACGTCTGCAACTTGCCCTCAGCCAGAGTGAGCAGGATTTCAA GGATCCAAATGGACGACCTATTCCCGCGCCCAAGAAGGAGGAACCCCAGAGTCATTTGCTAGATCTGCTGGACATTTCGCTAGGCGCCACGAGCATCTCGAGTCCACCGCTGGGCGCTGCAGGCGGCGCTCCAGCAGCTGTGGTAGATCCCTGGGCCACTCCTGGTCCCCGAGCTCCCAGCCAATTGTCCGATCCCTGGTCGGGTACTTCCTCGCCACAAGTGGACCCCTGGAATCCCTCCGCTGCCCCTCGTACCATCATGGGAGCCGGAGTGCCGATGAGCTCGGCGCCATTGGGTGCAGCAGCTGGAAACGATGCATGGGGTGGTCGCACCCAGTCGCCATCGGTGGCCTCGGGCTCCTCCAACGAGGGCTGGCTACAGACCAATGGGAATGCCAACCAAAACGGACGTGGAGCCACTCCGGCGGGAGCTCCAGCTGAAGGCTGGTTGATTAAATCACCTGCTGTAGGAGCTTTGGGAGCTGCACCCGTGAGCCATGCGGCAAGCAATGGCAGCTCATCTGCGGATCCTTGGCTGGCTGAGCCAGCAGCATCAGCggcaggaggagcagcagctggTGGTTTGGCGGATCCCTGGGCGGCAGGAGCAGCACCTCAGGGCGCGGGTGGCCTAGATGATCCCTGGAAAGCCCTGGGAACAGGCGCCATCAAG AAACAATCCCCCGAGATTGACGAGTTTGACTTAATTACTAACCGGAACAAGAGTGAGCTAAGCAATTCCAACGcctccaacaacaacaatg CTTCTCTGCTCGACGACATGGATCCGCTATCGGCGAACTACGGAAATGGAGCCATAAACAGCAGTGTGCATCCGTCGACGGGAGCCACGGCAAAGAAACCGCTGAAGGATGCCCATTCCTTCCTCGGCGAGAACTCCGCGCTGGTTAACCTGGACAATCTGATCAAACCGATTGCGCCACAGACGCAAACGGGTAATCAGCCGGCATACAATCCCTTCAGCGATACCGTGATGCCACCCAAGACGAATCTattccagcagcagcagccagcC GTGCCGTCCATCAATCAGCTGAAGCAGCAGGCTCCCTTCTCAGTCAGCATGAATCAGGATCCCTGGGCGCCCGTAATGGGTGGCGTTAGTGCGACTTCACAG CCATCAATGGAGGCTTGGACGCTTAAATAA
- the LOC119555672 gene encoding epsin-1 isoform X5 yields MRKQKDDMQVNVAGLRRNIKNLAHNYSDAQVKVREATSNDPWGPSAAIMGEIADLTYNVVAFSEIMQMIWKRLNDHGKNWRHVYKALILLEYLIKTGTEKVAQQCKENIFAIQTLREFVYFEEGKDQGTHVREKAKQLVNLLKDDERLKNERVKALKAKERFSQHPSGFGSDGYIDGPSQRDLPPGWQEEPPKSVSELEMVRPQTAGEEELQLQLAMAMSREEAEQEEAKRRSDDVRLQLALSQSEQDFKDPNGRPIPAPKKEEPQSHLLDLLDISLGATSISSPPLGAAGGAPAAVVDPWATPGPRAPSQLSDPWSGTSSPQVDPWNPSAAPRTIMGAGVPMSSAPLGAAAGNDAWGGRTQSPSVASGSSNEGWLQTNGNANQNGRGATPAGAPAEGWLIKSPAVGALGAAPVSHAASNGSSSADPWLAEPAASAAGGAAAGGLADPWAAGAAPQGAGGLDDPWKALGTGAIKKQSPEIDEFDLITNRNKSELSNSNASNNNNASLLDDMDPLSANYGNGAINSSVHPSTGATAKKPLKDAHSFLGENSALVNLDNLIKPIAPQTQTGNQPAYNPFSDTVMPPKTNLFQQQQPAVPSINQLKQQAPFSVSMNQDPWAPVMGGVSATSQQNNNMPWIKPEAATNPFLS; encoded by the exons a TGAGAAAGCAAAAGGACGATATGCAGGTCAATGTCGCTGGTCTGCGCAGAAACATCAAGAACCTTGCGCACAACTACTCCGATGCTCAG gtCAAAGTGCGAGAGGCCACCTCGAACGACCCGTGGGGTCCTTCTGCCGCCATCATGGGAGAGATAGCTGACCTCACGTACAATGTGGTGGCCTTCTCGGAAATCATGCAAATGATCTGGAAGCGTCTCAACGACCACGGCAAGAACTGGCGCCACGTCTACAAGGCACTCATCCTGCTGGAGTACCTGATCAAGACCGGCACGGAAAAGGTGGCCCAGCAGTGCAAGGAGAACATCTTCGCCATTCAGACGCTGCGGGAATTTGTCTACTTCGAGGAGGGCAAGGATCAGGGCACCCATGTCCGTGAGAAGGCCAAGCAGCTGGTTAATCTCCTGAAGGACGACGAGCGGTTAAAGAACGAGCGTGTGAAGGCGCTAAAGGCCAAGGAGCGATTTTCCCAGCACCCGAGTGGTTTCGGCAGCGATGGGTACATTGACGGGCCCTCGCAGCGGGATCTACCACCGGGCTGGCAGGAGGAGCCGCCCAAGTCCGTATCCGAGCTGGAAATGGTTCGGCCGCAGACGGCTGGCGAGGAAGAGCTTCAGCTTCAGCTGGCCATGGCTATGTCACGGGAGGAGGCGGAACAGGAGGAGGCCAAGCGGCGTAGCGATGATGTACGTCTGCAACTTGCCCTCAGCCAGAGTGAGCAGGATTTCAA GGATCCAAATGGACGACCTATTCCCGCGCCCAAGAAGGAGGAACCCCAGAGTCATTTGCTAGATCTGCTGGACATTTCGCTAGGCGCCACGAGCATCTCGAGTCCACCGCTGGGCGCTGCAGGCGGCGCTCCAGCAGCTGTGGTAGATCCCTGGGCCACTCCTGGTCCCCGAGCTCCCAGCCAATTGTCCGATCCCTGGTCGGGTACTTCCTCGCCACAAGTGGACCCCTGGAATCCCTCCGCTGCCCCTCGTACCATCATGGGAGCCGGAGTGCCGATGAGCTCGGCGCCATTGGGTGCAGCAGCTGGAAACGATGCATGGGGTGGTCGCACCCAGTCGCCATCGGTGGCCTCGGGCTCCTCCAACGAGGGCTGGCTACAGACCAATGGGAATGCCAACCAAAACGGACGTGGAGCCACTCCGGCGGGAGCTCCAGCTGAAGGCTGGTTGATTAAATCACCTGCTGTAGGAGCTTTGGGAGCTGCACCCGTGAGCCATGCGGCAAGCAATGGCAGCTCATCTGCGGATCCTTGGCTGGCTGAGCCAGCAGCATCAGCggcaggaggagcagcagctggTGGTTTGGCGGATCCCTGGGCGGCAGGAGCAGCACCTCAGGGCGCGGGTGGCCTAGATGATCCCTGGAAAGCCCTGGGAACAGGCGCCATCAAG AAACAATCCCCCGAGATTGACGAGTTTGACTTAATTACTAACCGGAACAAGAGTGAGCTAAGCAATTCCAACGcctccaacaacaacaatg CTTCTCTGCTCGACGACATGGATCCGCTATCGGCGAACTACGGAAATGGAGCCATAAACAGCAGTGTGCATCCGTCGACGGGAGCCACGGCAAAGAAACCGCTGAAGGATGCCCATTCCTTCCTCGGCGAGAACTCCGCGCTGGTTAACCTGGACAATCTGATCAAACCGATTGCGCCACAGACGCAAACGGGTAATCAGCCGGCATACAATCCCTTCAGCGATACCGTGATGCCACCCAAGACGAATCTattccagcagcagcagccagcC GTGCCGTCCATCAATCAGCTGAAGCAGCAGGCTCCCTTCTCAGTCAGCATGAATCAGGATCCCTGGGCGCCCGTAATGGGTGGCGTTAGTGCGACTTCACAG CAAAATAACAACATGCCGTGGATAAAGCCGGAAGCAGCAACAAATCCGTTTTTGTCGTAA
- the LOC119555672 gene encoding epsin-1 isoform X4 yields MRKQKDDMQVNVAGLRRNIKNLAHNYSDAQVKVREATSNDPWGPSAAIMGEIADLTYNVVAFSEIMQMIWKRLNDHGKNWRHVYKALILLEYLIKTGTEKVAQQCKENIFAIQTLREFVYFEEGKDQGTHVREKAKQLVNLLKDDERLKNERVKALKAKERFSQHPSGFGSDGYIDGPSQRDLPPGWQEEPPKSVSELEMVRPQTAGEEELQLQLAMAMSREEAEQEEAKRRSDDVRLQLALSQSEQDFKDPNGRPIPAPKKEEPQSHLLDLLDISLGATSISSPPLGAAGGAPAAVVDPWATPGPRAPSQLSDPWSGTSSPQVDPWNPSAAPRTIMGAGVPMSSAPLGAAAGNDAWGGRTQSPSVASGSSNEGWLQTNGNANQNGRGATPAGAPAEGWLIKSPAVGALGAAPVSHAASNGSSSADPWLAEPAASAAGGAAAGGLADPWAAGAAPQGAGGLDDPWKALGTGAIKKQSPEIDEFDLITNRNKSELSNSNASNNNNASLLDDMDPLSANYGNGAINSSVHPSTGATAKKPLKDAHSFLGENSALVNLDNLIKPIAPQTQTGNQPAYNPFSDTVMPPKTNLFQQQQPAVPSINQLKQQAPFSVSMNQDPWAPVMGGVSATSQQLLHAIPDILAKTSASRASH; encoded by the exons a TGAGAAAGCAAAAGGACGATATGCAGGTCAATGTCGCTGGTCTGCGCAGAAACATCAAGAACCTTGCGCACAACTACTCCGATGCTCAG gtCAAAGTGCGAGAGGCCACCTCGAACGACCCGTGGGGTCCTTCTGCCGCCATCATGGGAGAGATAGCTGACCTCACGTACAATGTGGTGGCCTTCTCGGAAATCATGCAAATGATCTGGAAGCGTCTCAACGACCACGGCAAGAACTGGCGCCACGTCTACAAGGCACTCATCCTGCTGGAGTACCTGATCAAGACCGGCACGGAAAAGGTGGCCCAGCAGTGCAAGGAGAACATCTTCGCCATTCAGACGCTGCGGGAATTTGTCTACTTCGAGGAGGGCAAGGATCAGGGCACCCATGTCCGTGAGAAGGCCAAGCAGCTGGTTAATCTCCTGAAGGACGACGAGCGGTTAAAGAACGAGCGTGTGAAGGCGCTAAAGGCCAAGGAGCGATTTTCCCAGCACCCGAGTGGTTTCGGCAGCGATGGGTACATTGACGGGCCCTCGCAGCGGGATCTACCACCGGGCTGGCAGGAGGAGCCGCCCAAGTCCGTATCCGAGCTGGAAATGGTTCGGCCGCAGACGGCTGGCGAGGAAGAGCTTCAGCTTCAGCTGGCCATGGCTATGTCACGGGAGGAGGCGGAACAGGAGGAGGCCAAGCGGCGTAGCGATGATGTACGTCTGCAACTTGCCCTCAGCCAGAGTGAGCAGGATTTCAA GGATCCAAATGGACGACCTATTCCCGCGCCCAAGAAGGAGGAACCCCAGAGTCATTTGCTAGATCTGCTGGACATTTCGCTAGGCGCCACGAGCATCTCGAGTCCACCGCTGGGCGCTGCAGGCGGCGCTCCAGCAGCTGTGGTAGATCCCTGGGCCACTCCTGGTCCCCGAGCTCCCAGCCAATTGTCCGATCCCTGGTCGGGTACTTCCTCGCCACAAGTGGACCCCTGGAATCCCTCCGCTGCCCCTCGTACCATCATGGGAGCCGGAGTGCCGATGAGCTCGGCGCCATTGGGTGCAGCAGCTGGAAACGATGCATGGGGTGGTCGCACCCAGTCGCCATCGGTGGCCTCGGGCTCCTCCAACGAGGGCTGGCTACAGACCAATGGGAATGCCAACCAAAACGGACGTGGAGCCACTCCGGCGGGAGCTCCAGCTGAAGGCTGGTTGATTAAATCACCTGCTGTAGGAGCTTTGGGAGCTGCACCCGTGAGCCATGCGGCAAGCAATGGCAGCTCATCTGCGGATCCTTGGCTGGCTGAGCCAGCAGCATCAGCggcaggaggagcagcagctggTGGTTTGGCGGATCCCTGGGCGGCAGGAGCAGCACCTCAGGGCGCGGGTGGCCTAGATGATCCCTGGAAAGCCCTGGGAACAGGCGCCATCAAG AAACAATCCCCCGAGATTGACGAGTTTGACTTAATTACTAACCGGAACAAGAGTGAGCTAAGCAATTCCAACGcctccaacaacaacaatg CTTCTCTGCTCGACGACATGGATCCGCTATCGGCGAACTACGGAAATGGAGCCATAAACAGCAGTGTGCATCCGTCGACGGGAGCCACGGCAAAGAAACCGCTGAAGGATGCCCATTCCTTCCTCGGCGAGAACTCCGCGCTGGTTAACCTGGACAATCTGATCAAACCGATTGCGCCACAGACGCAAACGGGTAATCAGCCGGCATACAATCCCTTCAGCGATACCGTGATGCCACCCAAGACGAATCTattccagcagcagcagccagcC GTGCCGTCCATCAATCAGCTGAAGCAGCAGGCTCCCTTCTCAGTCAGCATGAATCAGGATCCCTGGGCGCCCGTAATGGGTGGCGTTAGTGCGACTTCACAG CAACTGTTGCATGCGATACCCGATATCCTAGCCAAAACTTCCGCCTCCCGTGCGTCCCACTAG